A genome region from Pristis pectinata isolate sPriPec2 chromosome 40, sPriPec2.1.pri, whole genome shotgun sequence includes the following:
- the pygo2 gene encoding pygopus homolog 2 has protein sequence MAGEQEKEPAGPVHKRKTGANGGGTQLKSPEKKKRKSSAQAAQFSHLSEFAPPPTPMVDHLVASNPFDDDFTPPKGAAPSGPFFGSPGAYGGFRPQSSIPPHLHPAFSPGPQAMRRQPPHHFAPNQLGGGFGMPQNPNFSQPGGVNFGSPPFNQGINQTFSPPPGQPLHPGPPSIGPAANFNSMMPPGMGQPPRGDVVPGAGPALNPAAGPPMGQKFVQMPSPFNPNPAPRPNQSFAKGTSQPSLPPNPSSFPSPDRSFPPSEEAAKTFSRPGNTFNQGSEHSGSPAAINGNQAGFNQNAGSQNSSAPDGNNFPVAASKNPSGHRPSSDPVYPCGFCLNEVNDDQDAILCEASCQKWFHRECTGMTETAYGLLTTETSAVWACDFCLKSKEIQSVYLRENLGQPVVSDG, from the exons ATGGCGGGGGAACAGGAGAAGGAGCCGGCGGGGCCGGTGCACAAGCGGAAGacag GTGCTAATGGTGGTGGGACACAACTGAAGAGTCCGGAGAAGAAGAAGCGAAAGTCCAGTGCACAG GCAGCTCAGTTCTCGCACCTCTCCGAGTTTGCTCCTCCGCCCACCCCGATGGTCGACCACCTCGTGGCCTCCAACCCTTTCGACGACGACTTCACCCCCCCGAAAGGGGCGGCCCCGTCTGGCCCATTCTTCGGCAGCCCGGGCGCCTACGGGGGGTTCCGGCCACAGTCCTCCATCCCGCCCCACCTGCATCCGGCCTTCAGCCCCGGACCTCAGGCCATGAGGCGCCAGCCGCCCCACCACTTCGCTCCGAATCAGCTGGGCGGGGGTTTCGGCATGCCGCAGAACCCGAACTTCAGCCAGCCAGGCGGCGTGAACTTCGGGAGCCCGCCCTTCAACCAGGGAATCAACCAGACTTTCAGCCCGCCTCCTGGCCAGCCCCTTCACCCGGGACCCCCCAGCATTGGTCCAGCTGCCAACTTCAACTCCATGATGCCCCCGGGCATGGGCCAGCCTCCGAGGGGAGACGTGGTCCCAGGCGCCGGCCCGGCACTGAACCCAGCGGCCGGGCCCCCCATGGGGCAGAAGTTCGTCCAGATGCCCAGCCCCTTCAACCCGAATCCGGCGCCCCGGCCCAACCAAAGCTTCGCCAAAGGCACCAGTCAGCCAAGCCTCCCACCGAACCCCAGCTCTTTCCCCAGTCCAGACCGGAGCTTCCCTCCGTCGGAGGAGGCCGCCAAGACTTTCAGCCGTCCCGGCAACACCTTCAACCAAGGGAGCGAGCACTCCGGCTCCCCGGCTGCTATCAACGGCAACCAGGCGGGCTTTAACCAAAATGCCGGCAGCCAGAACAGCAGCGCACCGGACGGCAATAACTTCCCGGTGGCCGCCAGCAAGAACCCATCGGGCCACCGACCATCCTCCGATCCAGTGTACCCCTGCGGCTTCTGCCTGAACGAGGTGAATGACGACCAGGACGCCATCCTGTGCGAGGCCTCCTGCCAGAAGTGGTTCCACCGGGAGTGCACCGGCATGACGGAGACGGCCTACGGCCTGCTCACCACAGAGACCTCGGCGGTGTGGGCTTGCGACTTCTGCCTGAAGAGCAAGGAGATCCAGTCGGTGTACCTGCGGGAGAACCTGGGTCAGCCAGTCGTGAGCGATGGCTGA